From the Thermovirga lienii DSM 17291 genome, one window contains:
- a CDS encoding 3-deoxy-D-manno-octulosonatecytidylyltransferase (PFAM: Cytidylyltransferase~TIGRFAM: 3-deoxy-D-manno-octulosonate cytidylyltransferase~COGs: COG1212 CMP-2-keto-3-deoxyoctulosonic acid synthetase~InterPro IPR003329: IPR004528~KEGG: tai:Taci_1283 3-deoxy-D-manno-octulosonatecytidylyltransferase~PFAM: acylneuraminate cytidylyltransferase~PRIAM: 3-deoxy-manno-octulosonate cytidylyltransferase~SPTR:3-deoxy-D-manno-octulosonatecytidylyltransfera se;~TIGRFAM: 3-deoxy-D-manno-octulosonate cytidylyltransferase): MRTLAVIPARYHSTRLPGKPLVEIAGIPLVIRVLRQAKRCSLLDRVIVATDDERIAEVVRKDKGEVMMTPPDLPSGGDRVAWVVKCVEDADVVLNIQVDDPLVGPKMIGSLVEALAQDEDCDLAVAVKEIEKPEEVEDPNIVKVVFDQYFKALYFSRSVIPYPRVKGASYYKHIGPYAYRRPFLLEFASWEPTPLERSESLEMLRVLERGRKIKCVPVESDTIEIDTPEDVERLEAYFREHGDDLKW; this comes from the coding sequence ATGAGGACGTTGGCAGTTATTCCTGCTCGCTACCATAGCACTCGCCTTCCGGGCAAACCATTGGTGGAGATAGCAGGAATTCCTTTGGTCATAAGGGTACTCAGGCAGGCTAAGAGGTGTTCCCTGCTGGATCGGGTGATAGTTGCCACGGATGATGAACGCATAGCGGAAGTAGTTAGAAAGGACAAAGGAGAGGTTATGATGACTCCTCCAGACCTTCCAAGCGGCGGAGACAGAGTGGCATGGGTTGTAAAGTGCGTGGAGGATGCAGATGTAGTCCTTAATATACAGGTAGATGACCCCCTTGTAGGGCCTAAGATGATAGGCTCACTAGTGGAGGCCTTGGCGCAAGACGAAGATTGTGACCTGGCGGTGGCGGTAAAGGAGATAGAGAAACCAGAGGAAGTGGAAGATCCCAATATAGTCAAGGTGGTCTTCGACCAGTACTTTAAGGCATTGTATTTCAGCCGTTCCGTCATACCCTATCCCAGGGTGAAAGGTGCCTCGTATTATAAGCATATAGGCCCTTACGCTTACAGGAGGCCCTTTCTGTTGGAGTTTGCAAGCTGGGAACCAACCCCCCTGGAGAGGTCAGAGAGCCTGGAGATGCTTAGGGTCCTGGAGCGGGGAAGAAAAATAAAGTGTGTTCCAGTGGAGAGTGATACTATTGAGATAGACACGCCGGAAGACGTCGAGAGGCTGGAGGCATATTTTAGGGAACATGGAGATGATCTCAAATGGTAA
- a CDS encoding 2-dehydro-3-deoxyphosphooctonate aldolase (PFAM: DAHP synthetase I family~TIGRFAM: 3-deoxy-8-phosphooctulonate synthase; phospho-2-dehydro-3-deoxyheptonate aldolase~COGs: COG2877 3-deoxy-D-manno-octulosonic acid (KDO) 8-phosphate synthase~InterPro IPR006218: IPR006269~KEGG: aco:Amico_1494 2-dehydro-3-deoxyphosphooctonate aldolase~PFAM: DAHP synthetase I/KDSA~PRIAM: 3-deoxy-8-phosphooctulonate synthase~SPTR: 2-dehydro-3-deoxyphosphooctonate aldolase;~TIGRFAM: 2-dehydro-3-deoxyphosphooctonate aldolase), producing the protein MVRSFSLGNYKVGEGRLLVAAGPCVLESLDVALEVAQTAGRICSSLGLDYVFKSSFDKANRTSIHSYRGPGMEKGLNWLAEIKAKTGFPILTDIHEPWQAARVAEVADILQIPAFLCRQTDLLVAAAKTGKVINIKKGQFLSPWDMAQAARKCMEAGNNRIILCERGTTFGYNQLVVDMRSLPIMRSFGYPVMFDGTHSVQMPGGQGERSGGDRRFVLPLVRAAVAVGIDALFLETHPEPDKAKSDGPNMVLLSELEKLLKQVKKLHDVVQTIGYVKLSEEARS; encoded by the coding sequence ATGGTAAGGAGTTTTTCTTTAGGAAACTATAAAGTTGGAGAGGGCAGGCTGCTTGTGGCAGCCGGCCCTTGCGTGCTGGAGAGCCTGGATGTGGCCCTTGAGGTGGCCCAGACGGCGGGCAGGATATGCAGCAGCTTGGGGCTGGATTACGTCTTCAAGTCGTCCTTCGATAAGGCCAACAGGACGTCCATTCACAGCTATCGCGGCCCAGGGATGGAGAAGGGGTTGAACTGGCTTGCCGAGATAAAAGCAAAGACAGGTTTTCCCATATTGACCGATATCCATGAGCCCTGGCAGGCCGCGAGGGTTGCAGAGGTGGCGGATATTCTTCAAATTCCTGCCTTTTTGTGCAGGCAGACGGATTTGCTGGTGGCTGCGGCCAAGACGGGCAAGGTGATAAACATAAAGAAGGGGCAATTTTTGTCTCCGTGGGATATGGCCCAGGCTGCGAGAAAGTGCATGGAAGCGGGAAACAACAGGATAATTTTGTGTGAGAGGGGGACCACGTTCGGCTACAACCAGCTGGTGGTGGACATGCGCTCTCTGCCGATAATGAGGTCCTTTGGTTATCCCGTGATGTTCGACGGTACCCACAGCGTTCAGATGCCGGGAGGCCAGGGGGAAAGGAGCGGAGGAGACAGAAGGTTCGTTCTGCCCCTGGTAAGAGCAGCGGTGGCGGTAGGAATAGATGCCCTTTTCCTTGAGACCCACCCTGAACCGGACAAGGCCAAAAGCGATGGCCCCAACATGGTTTTGCTTTCCGAATTGGAAAAACTCCTGAAACAGGTCAAAAAGCTGCACGATGTGGTCCAAACCATAGGTTACGTGAAACTTTCGGAGGAGGCACGGTCATGA
- a CDS encoding KpsF/GutQ family protein (PFAM: CBS domain; SIS domain~TIGRFAM: KpsF/GutQ family protein~COGs: COG0794 sugar phosphate isomerase involved in capsule formation~InterPro IPR001347: IPR000644: IPR004800~KEGG: aco:Amico_1493 KpsF/GutQ family protein~PFAM: sugar isomerase (SIS); CBS domain containing protein~PRIAM: Arabinose-5-phosphate isomerase~SMART: CBS domain containing protein~SPTR: KpsF/GutQ family protein;~TIGRFAM: KpsF/GutQ family protein): MIALPWERESKNLDDAYLQELGKRILISEAEEIQKAAQRLGSELVQAARTIHDASGRLVVVGMGKSGLIGRKIAATFASLGTPSFFLHAAEGAHGDLGMVCREDVGLFLSNSGETRETLEILPYFKRLGAVIIALTGNPASRLAKNADIVINTGVTSEADPLGLAPTSSTTLQLAVGDALAGMVTELRGIRKEDFAMFHPGGSLGRRLLLRVQDVMGSGERLPLVGPQTFVREAIFEMTSKGYGAAIVVDEAKRLLGIFTDGDLRRLLEDRGAQGMDLRIQEVMTKDPKSIHPEKLAVEAVHIMEELEISCLAVVEDDVVVGIVHIHDLLKAGVA, translated from the coding sequence ATGATAGCCCTTCCATGGGAGAGAGAGAGCAAGAACCTGGACGATGCTTATCTACAGGAGTTGGGTAAGAGGATACTTATTTCCGAGGCGGAGGAGATACAAAAAGCCGCCCAGAGGTTGGGAAGCGAGCTGGTGCAGGCTGCGAGGACCATCCATGATGCCAGCGGAAGGCTCGTGGTCGTGGGGATGGGTAAGTCCGGCCTGATAGGCCGCAAGATAGCTGCCACCTTTGCGTCATTGGGAACCCCTTCCTTTTTCCTGCACGCTGCAGAAGGGGCCCATGGGGACCTGGGCATGGTGTGCAGGGAGGATGTGGGGCTTTTCTTGAGCAACAGCGGTGAGACCAGGGAGACCCTTGAGATACTGCCCTATTTCAAACGTTTGGGGGCTGTCATAATAGCCCTTACTGGAAACCCCGCGTCCAGGTTGGCCAAAAACGCCGACATAGTCATAAATACGGGGGTGACGTCGGAAGCGGATCCACTGGGACTTGCCCCTACTTCCAGCACCACGCTGCAGCTTGCGGTGGGTGACGCCCTGGCAGGAATGGTGACCGAACTGCGGGGCATAAGGAAAGAGGATTTTGCCATGTTCCATCCCGGAGGTTCTCTGGGACGCAGGCTGCTTTTGAGGGTGCAGGACGTCATGGGGAGTGGCGAAAGGCTTCCTCTGGTGGGACCTCAGACCTTCGTAAGAGAGGCCATATTCGAGATGACCAGCAAAGGTTATGGGGCCGCCATAGTGGTTGACGAAGCCAAGAGGCTTTTGGGGATATTCACCGACGGCGACCTCAGGAGGCTTTTGGAGGACCGAGGGGCCCAAGGCATGGACCTTCGCATCCAAGAGGTAATGACCAAGGATCCTAAATCTATACATCCGGAGAAGCTTGCGGTGGAGGCGGTCCACATAATGGAGGAGCTGGAGATATCCTGTCTTGCAGTCGTAGAAGACGACGTTGTGGTGGGGATAGTCCACATTCACGACCTTTTGAAAGCTGGGGTGGCTTAA
- a CDS encoding Three-deoxy-D-manno-octulosonic-acid transferase domain-containing protein (PFAM: 3-Deoxy-D-manno-octulosonic-acid transferase (kdotransferase)~COGs: COG1519 3-deoxy-D-manno-octulosonic-acid transferase~InterPro IPR007507~KEGG: aco:Amico_1492 three-deoxy-D-manno-octulosonic-acid transferase domain protein~PFAM: Three-deoxy-D-manno-octulosonic-acid transferase domain-containing protein~SPTR: 3-deoxy-D-manno-octulosonic-acid transferase), producing MAYVASFPYLAFRYREGLKERLGYYEKLKESPLWVHAVSVGEVQAAFPMVKAIQGGGNHEVLLSTITSTGRCMARKLLGDSVRLVYYPWDVPWIVKRTLDRVNPKAYVTVETELWPNLLYELKKRGIPAFLANARFSERSFRKARRHREFWCSLLDCFEKIMARSEEDMTRFLEIGVSSEKVVVTGDCKIDALLARRSMVDVEGLRRSLNPEGKRVLLAGSTHEGEDSVVLEAFSRLKDKVRDVRLILAPRHPHRAQKLWEEAKKVGRAVLLSKKEPDWEIMVVDQVGVLFDLYGIADAAFIGGSLVPKGGQNILEPASWGVPIQHGPFMDDFGKVSRELIKLGCAKVVKTAAELYYEWEAVSNEGAAGEIRCPQGKSYVEGLGGAALRNWEIINKSMQG from the coding sequence TTGGCTTATGTGGCTTCATTTCCATATTTGGCCTTTCGGTACAGAGAGGGGCTGAAGGAGCGCCTTGGGTACTACGAGAAACTAAAGGAAAGTCCCTTGTGGGTCCACGCTGTTTCCGTAGGCGAGGTCCAGGCTGCCTTCCCTATGGTCAAAGCTATCCAAGGCGGTGGGAACCACGAAGTCCTTTTGAGCACTATAACATCCACGGGCAGGTGTATGGCCCGTAAGCTTTTGGGGGACAGTGTAAGGTTGGTTTACTATCCCTGGGATGTTCCGTGGATAGTAAAGAGGACGCTGGACAGAGTGAACCCAAAAGCGTACGTGACCGTGGAGACTGAACTTTGGCCCAATTTGCTTTACGAGCTGAAAAAAAGGGGGATTCCAGCTTTTTTGGCCAACGCTAGGTTTTCGGAGCGGTCATTCAGGAAAGCCCGCAGGCATAGGGAGTTTTGGTGTTCATTATTGGACTGCTTCGAGAAGATAATGGCAAGGTCCGAAGAGGACATGACGAGGTTTTTGGAGATAGGAGTGTCCTCTGAAAAAGTGGTGGTAACCGGGGACTGCAAGATAGATGCCCTCCTGGCGCGGCGCTCCATGGTGGACGTGGAAGGGTTGAGAAGGAGCCTGAATCCTGAGGGCAAAAGGGTACTTCTTGCGGGGAGCACTCACGAAGGAGAAGACAGTGTGGTCTTGGAGGCCTTCAGCAGACTCAAGGATAAGGTCAGGGATGTTCGCCTCATTTTGGCTCCAAGGCACCCCCATAGGGCGCAGAAGTTATGGGAAGAGGCCAAAAAGGTAGGAAGGGCGGTCCTTTTGTCTAAAAAGGAGCCAGACTGGGAGATAATGGTGGTGGACCAGGTGGGCGTCTTGTTTGATCTTTACGGGATAGCAGATGCCGCTTTCATAGGGGGAAGTTTGGTCCCCAAGGGTGGACAGAACATACTGGAGCCCGCCTCGTGGGGTGTGCCCATACAGCACGGCCCTTTCATGGATGATTTCGGCAAGGTGTCAAGGGAGCTTATAAAATTAGGTTGTGCCAAGGTGGTTAAAACGGCGGCAGAACTGTATTATGAATGGGAAGCCGTATCGAACGAGGGCGCAGCAGGAGAAATCAGGTGTCCCCAAGGCAAGTCCTACGTGGAGGGCCTTGGAGGGGCAGCTTTGAGGAACTGGGAGATAATAAACAAAAGCATGCAAGGATGA
- a CDS encoding iron-containing alcohol dehydrogenase (PFAM: Iron-containing alcohol dehydrogenase~COGs: COG1454 Alcohol dehydrogenase class IV~InterPro IPR001670: IPR018211~KEGG: tai:Taci_1279 iron-containing alcohol dehydrogenase~PFAM: iron-containing alcohol dehydrogenase~SPTR: Iron-containing alcohol dehydrogenase) has product MQFGMHMAGKVFFGKGQSAKVKDLTEGLGAKRVVLVTDKTMQELGIAERIASYVRQGGALVWIFDEVEPEPSVETTDKAAELARENRCDLVVGLGGGSSMDVAKAVSVLVTNEGSAAKYQGLGLVKNPGVPKIMIPTTAGTGSEVTFTAVLIRKSDGVKGGINDDKLYPDYSLLDPELTVTMPPSVTASTGMDALAHALEAYTSRQASPFSDMFAEEAMVRIGRWIRVATWNGDNMEAREEMMLAAFFGGVALANAGVGACHALAYPLGGMFGVPHGVANALLLPYVVRFNSIAFPEKYARAAELLSGVSYEDWSLYEAAGSCSEVIEEMVLDLELPDTLDKLQVGIKEEHFEEMAKKAMGVSRPMENNPRKMTIDDCVRIYEEAME; this is encoded by the coding sequence TTGCAGTTTGGAATGCACATGGCTGGTAAAGTGTTTTTTGGGAAAGGGCAATCGGCTAAGGTCAAGGACCTGACGGAGGGCCTTGGTGCCAAGAGGGTCGTTTTGGTGACCGATAAAACCATGCAGGAACTTGGTATTGCGGAGAGGATAGCTTCTTACGTCAGGCAAGGGGGAGCTCTGGTTTGGATTTTTGACGAGGTGGAGCCCGAGCCATCCGTTGAGACCACCGACAAAGCCGCAGAGCTTGCCAGGGAGAATAGGTGCGACCTGGTGGTGGGTCTTGGCGGAGGAAGCTCCATGGATGTTGCCAAGGCGGTCAGTGTCTTGGTGACCAATGAAGGCTCGGCAGCCAAGTATCAGGGGTTGGGTTTGGTGAAAAATCCGGGTGTGCCCAAGATCATGATACCCACCACTGCAGGGACCGGTTCAGAGGTTACCTTTACTGCCGTCTTGATCAGAAAGAGCGACGGAGTAAAGGGAGGCATAAACGACGACAAACTCTATCCTGACTACAGTTTGCTGGATCCTGAGCTAACGGTGACCATGCCTCCTTCGGTGACTGCGTCCACTGGAATGGATGCATTGGCCCATGCCCTTGAGGCTTACACGAGCCGCCAGGCGTCGCCTTTCAGCGACATGTTCGCTGAGGAGGCCATGGTGAGGATAGGAAGGTGGATCAGGGTGGCTACCTGGAACGGGGACAACATGGAGGCAAGAGAAGAGATGATGCTTGCTGCGTTCTTCGGCGGCGTTGCATTGGCCAATGCGGGTGTGGGTGCCTGCCATGCCCTTGCGTATCCTTTGGGGGGAATGTTCGGCGTGCCCCATGGTGTGGCCAACGCGCTTCTTCTTCCTTACGTCGTGCGCTTCAACAGCATTGCGTTTCCCGAGAAGTACGCCCGAGCCGCAGAGCTTTTGAGTGGGGTGTCCTACGAGGACTGGTCTCTTTACGAGGCGGCCGGATCCTGCAGTGAGGTGATCGAGGAGATGGTGTTGGACCTCGAGCTGCCGGACACGCTGGACAAGTTGCAGGTTGGGATAAAAGAGGAGCATTTTGAGGAGATGGCGAAAAAGGCCATGGGAGTCTCAAGGCCTATGGAGAACAACCCGAGGAAGATGACTATAGATGATTGTGTGAGAATATACGAGGAGGCGATGGAATAA
- a CDS encoding Glutamine--scyllo-inositol transaminase (PFAM: DegT/DnrJ/EryC1/StrS aminotransferase family~COGs: COG0399 pyridoxal phosphate-dependent enzyme apparently involved in regulation of cell wall biogenesis~InterPro IPR000653~KEGG: tai:Taci_1278 glutamine--scyllo-inositol transaminase~PFAM: DegT/DnrJ/EryC1/StrS aminotransferase~PRIAM: Glutamine--scyllo-inositol transaminase~SPTR: Glutamine--scyllo-inositol transaminase), with protein sequence MPGFELFDQKEIDAVVDVLKRKIVHRYSFQDVRDGIYKVAEFEEAVAKKMGSRHCLAVSSGSAALYVAMRACGIGPGDEIITTPFTFIASIEAILECGAIPVLAEIDESLNLDPDSVEDLITDRTKAIMPVHMFGGAADMERFQKLCEDYGLYLFEDSCQAMGATYKGRYVGTFGKWGTYSLDPYKLLTVGEGGLIVTDDEELYNRMRYYHDHGHMHDMSIPRGAEGKACLGFNFRMDEIRGALGLAQLEKLDKAIGMLKENKKKVLENVDLPKDVKLRDLPDRKGEIATQLVFIFPDEDSAKAFQKAAGAAGAPCGILSGNTWHYARHWQTLREGAYYSRIRCPYDCPHADYVPEYRPVEWPKTHDILSRAVVFGLDIIMDESRLQKMASGINEGFKAAFGG encoded by the coding sequence ATGCCAGGGTTTGAGCTTTTTGACCAAAAGGAGATCGATGCGGTAGTAGATGTCCTCAAGAGAAAGATAGTTCACAGGTACTCCTTCCAGGATGTCAGGGACGGCATTTACAAGGTAGCGGAGTTCGAGGAAGCGGTGGCGAAGAAAATGGGCTCCAGGCACTGTCTTGCCGTTTCAAGCGGCTCTGCGGCGCTTTATGTAGCCATGAGAGCCTGCGGCATTGGGCCAGGAGATGAGATAATCACCACACCCTTCACGTTCATAGCGAGCATCGAGGCCATTTTGGAGTGCGGAGCTATCCCCGTACTGGCGGAGATCGACGAAAGCCTGAACCTTGACCCTGATTCCGTGGAGGACCTCATAACCGACAGGACCAAGGCCATAATGCCCGTTCACATGTTCGGAGGAGCTGCCGACATGGAGAGGTTCCAGAAGCTCTGCGAGGACTACGGCCTTTATCTCTTCGAGGACTCTTGCCAGGCCATGGGGGCGACTTACAAAGGGCGCTACGTCGGTACCTTCGGCAAGTGGGGCACCTACAGCCTCGATCCTTACAAGCTTCTTACCGTGGGCGAGGGCGGTCTCATCGTCACAGACGACGAAGAGCTTTACAACCGCATGAGGTACTATCACGATCACGGCCACATGCACGACATGAGCATACCAAGGGGAGCCGAAGGAAAGGCTTGTTTGGGCTTCAACTTCAGGATGGACGAGATAAGGGGAGCACTGGGATTGGCCCAGCTTGAGAAGCTGGACAAGGCCATAGGGATGCTCAAGGAGAACAAGAAGAAGGTGCTTGAGAACGTAGATCTTCCAAAAGATGTGAAGCTTCGCGACCTTCCCGACAGGAAGGGGGAGATAGCGACCCAACTTGTCTTCATCTTCCCCGATGAAGATTCAGCCAAGGCTTTCCAGAAGGCGGCAGGGGCTGCTGGGGCGCCCTGTGGAATTTTGTCGGGCAACACATGGCATTATGCAAGGCACTGGCAGACCTTGAGGGAGGGCGCTTACTACAGCAGGATAAGGTGCCCCTACGACTGTCCTCATGCCGACTACGTTCCTGAGTACCGACCCGTAGAGTGGCCCAAGACCCACGACATTTTGAGCAGGGCCGTTGTTTTCGGCCTGGACATAATCATGGACGAGTCCAGGCTTCAGAAGATGGCTAGTGGCATAAACGAAGGTTTCAAGGCTGCCTTTGGTGGATAA
- a CDS encoding protein of unknown function DUF1022 (PFAM: Protein of unknown function (DUF1022)~COGs: COG3660 nucleoside-diphosphate-sugar epimerase~InterPro IPR009367~KEGG: aco:Amico_1489 protein of unknown function DUF1022~PFAM: protein of unknown function DUF1022~SPTR: Putative uncharacterized protein), which produces MIQKGPKLVVVLKDGIRGHENQSLGVAYWLAAQGSRVAEFSLPVLKGLRRFLKLKVGSLALAKGNEKLCRRWLSTGEAAGLLDEVEKLLTKEGLPAKEVLFISAGSSAAPYCLALARALGGRCCTIMTPSVLGIEPFDFAVVPEHDRPKANDKVILTFGAPNRMCPEVLEEGKKELLKRFPPRGSKAWGVLLGGDDKNYRISHLWVQEFMKELLFHAERENAELYITTSRRTSREAEEALIKLCEGNEHVNMLLLASRETWSPVAGILGLCDRILCTEDSVSMISEAATSGHRPIVLPVERPGSLRSVLANSCLFLERVGLFKGGLLWGAPRFSRMIRSLEERGLCYVASSLEDFGRLLLDCSEVKRVEFNEAKRVAEWIAERWSS; this is translated from the coding sequence ATGATTCAAAAGGGACCTAAACTGGTTGTAGTACTTAAAGACGGAATAAGGGGGCACGAGAACCAATCCTTGGGCGTGGCCTACTGGCTGGCCGCCCAAGGCTCAAGGGTGGCGGAGTTTTCTCTGCCCGTTCTTAAGGGGTTGAGGCGCTTCTTGAAGCTGAAAGTTGGTTCCCTTGCCCTCGCTAAAGGCAATGAGAAGCTCTGCAGAAGGTGGCTTTCGACCGGTGAAGCTGCAGGGCTTCTGGATGAAGTGGAAAAGTTGCTGACTAAAGAGGGCCTTCCTGCCAAGGAGGTCCTCTTTATTTCAGCTGGAAGTTCCGCTGCGCCTTACTGCCTTGCCCTTGCCCGGGCATTGGGGGGAAGGTGTTGTACCATAATGACTCCTTCCGTGTTGGGGATAGAGCCTTTCGATTTTGCCGTTGTGCCGGAACACGATAGGCCCAAGGCAAATGACAAGGTGATCCTAACTTTCGGGGCACCCAACAGGATGTGCCCGGAGGTCTTGGAGGAAGGTAAAAAGGAGCTTCTTAAGCGTTTTCCTCCCAGGGGGAGTAAGGCTTGGGGGGTGCTTTTAGGGGGAGACGACAAAAACTACCGCATAAGCCACCTTTGGGTGCAGGAGTTTATGAAGGAGCTTCTTTTTCATGCAGAAAGGGAGAATGCTGAGCTTTACATTACCACTTCCAGGAGAACCAGCAGAGAAGCAGAGGAAGCCTTAATAAAGCTTTGTGAGGGGAACGAGCATGTGAACATGCTACTTTTGGCCTCTAGGGAGACATGGAGTCCTGTGGCGGGAATATTGGGATTGTGTGATCGAATCTTGTGTACTGAGGACTCGGTATCCATGATATCCGAAGCTGCGACCTCAGGTCACAGGCCCATCGTCCTGCCCGTTGAAAGGCCCGGTTCCCTGAGGTCGGTTTTGGCAAATTCTTGTCTTTTCCTTGAGAGAGTTGGCCTTTTCAAGGGAGGGCTTTTGTGGGGGGCTCCCCGGTTCAGCCGAATGATTAGAAGCTTGGAGGAAAGGGGCCTCTGTTACGTGGCATCCAGCTTGGAGGATTTTGGAAGATTACTTCTTGATTGCAGTGAGGTTAAACGGGTAGAATTCAACGAGGCGAAAAGAGTAGCGGAGTGGATCGCTGAAAGGTGGAGTTCATGA
- a CDS encoding glycosyl transferase group 1 (PFAM: Glycosyl transferases group 1~COGs: COG0438 Glycosyltransferase~InterPro IPR001296~KEGG: aco:Amico_1488 glycosyl transferase group 1~PFAM: glycosyl transferase group 1~SPTR: Putative glycosyltransferase) produces MKIIHILPELEEGGVERHVLWLSNELVKRGHHVMVVSAGGKLFSHFDPAVTHWRLPVHLKNPLTALFCALRIASRARREGWQLIHAHSRVPAWIAWWSSSFSGVPWVVTAHANYSKNAALYPLKRADAAICVSNGVLKHLEEFLPGNTRVIYNGLPKDYSKWQGGKGSFRNFLFVGRLSKVKGLDVVLKALGSLKSYEWKLDVLGDGPHRLVFEDIAKEYGIADRVKFHGFRDDTEEWMKECSCLVFPSLEEGMPLVLMQAIYMGVPVLASDIPPVRELVIDSHKSNLIAPGDVRAWEESLRKIFEGKIAFPEFDVSKIFTVREMASRIEEVYLDLLGRKRT; encoded by the coding sequence ATGAAGATAATACACATACTTCCCGAGCTGGAAGAGGGCGGAGTGGAGAGGCATGTCTTGTGGCTTTCCAATGAGCTTGTTAAGAGGGGGCACCATGTTATGGTGGTATCGGCGGGGGGAAAACTTTTCAGTCATTTCGACCCCGCAGTGACTCATTGGAGGCTTCCTGTGCATTTAAAAAACCCCTTGACTGCCCTTTTTTGTGCCCTGAGGATCGCTTCCAGAGCAAGGCGGGAAGGTTGGCAGCTGATCCACGCCCATTCTCGGGTTCCCGCGTGGATTGCTTGGTGGAGCAGTTCTTTCAGCGGAGTTCCATGGGTAGTGACAGCTCATGCAAACTACAGCAAAAATGCAGCCTTGTATCCTTTAAAAAGGGCGGATGCCGCCATTTGCGTAAGTAATGGGGTTTTGAAGCATCTTGAGGAGTTTTTGCCAGGTAATACCCGAGTGATATATAACGGTTTACCCAAGGACTACAGCAAGTGGCAAGGAGGAAAAGGTTCCTTTAGGAATTTCCTTTTTGTTGGGCGCTTGTCCAAGGTGAAGGGGCTAGATGTGGTTCTCAAGGCCCTGGGGAGTTTGAAGTCCTATGAGTGGAAGCTTGATGTTTTAGGGGATGGCCCGCATCGTTTAGTTTTTGAGGACATAGCAAAGGAATATGGCATAGCAGATAGAGTTAAATTTCATGGTTTTAGGGACGACACTGAGGAATGGATGAAAGAGTGTTCGTGCCTTGTGTTTCCTTCCTTGGAGGAGGGCATGCCCCTTGTCCTCATGCAGGCTATTTATATGGGAGTTCCCGTATTGGCTTCGGATATTCCCCCTGTCAGGGAACTGGTTATTGATTCCCACAAGAGCAACCTTATCGCTCCTGGGGATGTAAGGGCTTGGGAGGAAAGCTTAAGAAAAATCTTCGAGGGAAAGATTGCCTTCCCCGAGTTTGACGTGAGTAAGATCTTTACTGTGAGGGAGATGGCTTCTCGCATTGAAGAGGTCTACCTAGATTTGCTCGGTCGTAAAAGAACATAA